The Erigeron canadensis isolate Cc75 chromosome 1, C_canadensis_v1, whole genome shotgun sequence genome segment TGTGACAGCTTGTAGGAGAGGTCAAGGTGATAGAGTAACAAAAAAGGACTCTAAGAAATGCAGAGCAGCAGTTTACTGCTCTTGGATCACAGCCTACTTTCCATATTCATAATGCAAACATATATCAAGATCAACTGGACAGCTTTATATCCGTTATTGTTCTAATGggtatttattacttatttgGTAACGTCATGTGGCACAGCCAGTGAGACTCTAAGTGTAATCACCTATTTAAGCGAAGAAGTGAAAAACTTCCAATATACAACATCAAGTGTATTTGTTGatggattttgtttttttgaacattatttGTTGATGGATTAATGGAACCAAAGATGATATTCGAGCAGTAATTGATACAGCCCCTGAGCCAATAAATAGTTCTTATAAATTTTGATAGAAGGTGCTTGTAGTCTCACAAAATATTTAACTTAGCAAAGATAACCAATACTAGGTAAGCAAGCAAATTCTAAGAATTTAAGCTTGTTCAGCATGTATAAATAGAGCAATGACACGGTAATTAACACCATTTGATAATGCTTCCACATATGACTAAAACGGTAATGCTAATAATCTTCACATATCCAAGTCTACAAACTAACAAAATCATAGAGACCACATGTATTAACataaaaacacacaaacaaagaaatgaACAAAAGGTTACCTGTGCAGACCATAGTAAACTACACAATTGTATGAAGCTTACATGTATCggaaaaaaacacacaaagaaAAATGAACACAAGCTTCACCTATACAGACTCTGGCAGATGGCAcatatttatcaattttttatgGAAAAAGAGCAAGTAGTTTTGGTTGCAATGTGTATTCAAAACTGGTCCAAAATCATCACCTTGGGCATTTCGGTTAAATGCACATTTAGTAGGTCTGTTATGACATGATTGTTTCAAACCGCCATCCTAGAAGATGGTTATGCCTTAAAAACAGGTCACGGAATCAATTAAAGTAGCTCATCATTCATCAGTTGCCTATTCTTGGTAAAATTAAATCTACGCCTTTTAAATATCCATTCTAACACACACTATTGAGGAGCACAACGCATAAGAAGTTAGCACACACCACATATAGTATTAATCATGATAATGGGCTCTACAATACCTTCCTGAAAAGATATAGCCATACAGAAGCTTCACATGATAACTTGGGAAATACACgcatagatatatataactaaagCTTCTTGTACCTATTTTCCGAACTTGGATAGAAATGAATACATAGAAACCCAAACCTCAAAGATACAAATGCAAACGCTAACACAAACACtaaaagatgaagaaacatGATTAATATGTTTGCACAAAACACGTTTATAGCAAGAAAGCTGACTTACATAAACTTACGATTACAACTTAAATGAGCAATAAAGTTTTCTACTTTCTAAGTTTAAAGTAAAACAGGCATCACTAGAAGGCCTTGTCAATGGTCCTAATAATCTCTACTAAGTCACTCACTTCACTCCACTCCACTCCACAAGCAAGCGGATTGTCTAAAATCTGAGTTGTTGTACATAAATACTTAACACGGAACATTTATGATACTTCCATTTCCATATGATCTAAACGGCAATGTGTGTCACCTTTACATTCGGGTCTACTCTTGTCAAGAAGcaatcaaacaaaaaatatctatcttaaattttcatttaatcGAATCAAATGGCATTACCTGAGCAGATTTCATCCGAACCATAGGTGCTCCTCCATCCATATCTACATAACTTAATGAATTACAAAAaatcaacttctttttcttctttattttcttttcaacatcattttcttctcgaaactttaattttttcttcttcttatatACATCGTTCACATTCTCATTATCGTCCCGTTTTCTCTTGTTTCCAAAACCACAATTCCTCAACACCCCTTTACCTTTCGTATCCCCGACTTTCCACACattcgttttcttttttctatacAATACCCTATCAAACTTCCAATCCGAAACACTCGTATCGATAACAGTAACCTCGGTTTGCGAATACCCTGAAGCATCCCAATCCTctccctcctcttcttcttcttcttcctcttccaCAACCTCCCTTCTCTTCACCTTCACTTTCACCCTCACTTTTTTTTCACCAGTCAAAGTCAACGGAACCGGCACCTTAACCTTCCCAAAAGCATCCGGAATTTGCGGAACCGAAACCTTAACCTTTCTAACAACACCCGGATTTTGAGGAACTGAAACATTAACCTTTTCAAAAGTATCCGGATTTTTCGGAACTACGTAAAACCTAGGACAATGTTGTTTCCTAGTAAtctttttcttaataattcttGTTGGGTTTTCATAATCTCCCATACAAAACAATTCagataatatattgtttatcaAATCAGACCCattttgattttcattattattattattagtgtgTTTTTGAGGGATATTTTTGGTGGGTATTGTATGATGAGTTGGTGGGTCTATTTTGTTGGAGAGAAAGTGATCGGAATCTTGGAAGCCTTTGGAGGTATAAAGGCGTTGGAGCCATGTGGACGGTGGtttgacggtggtggtggtggttggaaCCAATTTGGGTGGTGAAGTTGTCGGAGTTTCTTCATCGGAGTTCATTAGATTCAACAGTGAGAAGTAGCTTGTTTCAGCtagctaaaaacaaaaaaaaaaatgtttgttttcagCAGGGCTTGAAACTGGGAGTCCTGCCTTTGAAAAACCGATATCATTTACTAATTGGTTGTGCTTGAGATCAGGTTAATATGATCTCTTTGGAGGTTAAGGAGAGGTTGGTTCAACAAGAACAACAACTGTACACCCAATCAAAAGGAATGTGGAGGTGCCTCTCCCCAAGGACCTCCGGCCAGGAAGATGTAAAAAGGTAAAgtgtttatatctatatatcgaGACTATGATAAGACGATATATTTGTCAGTTGGGTCCGCCGGGTATGCCACCTTACGAGTAGGGAAGGGTAGCCAACGTACAGCAACAAAACCTTAGCACACTACATAAACTCTAGTAACCATAGTACGCAAATAACAGCATAAAATGTAGGAGCATAATAAACAAAGCTTTCAACAAAGACAACCAAACATATATTATGAATTGACTAAAAACTAAGGGGACTAAACTATTTCTAAACAACCAACGGCGCAAAGTACCTTAGGCCGCTAAGGTAAACTAAATCTTAGTCTACTCACAAAACGCTCACAAAACGACAAAGGTAACCTACACACCTAGTCCTCTAGAACCGTCTTATGAGTACACCCGACAACAAAAGAATAAGGAAAAGTAGTAACAAGCAACCTAGATAACTAAAAGCACAGGTTtaacaaaaacacatataataacaGCCAAATAGAATGTAGACAAATTTAAAAGTGTTTCAGAATAAAGCCCAGACTACCTACATATAAGGAATTAACTAAGAAATCCTAGTGCCCGATGGATCCAAGGAAAAATAATGGGTGGTGCGCAACCTATAAAGCACACTAATTTATTCGCCTAGCTAGATTAATCTTAGTCCTCTCCCAAGCTCCCAAAACCCCTACACCAGTCCTAGTCCTCTAATAAACACTCATCGGTTAAGGAGATGTTGGTTCGGAGATCTTAATTCTTATGGTGTTTCTCGGATGCATGGGGGTTGTCTTTAGTTTCCAAAGGTTCTATTCGGGTTGCAATCTCTACCATGTTCCTCGCTTGGATGTTATTGCTAAAATTCGAATCACTAACCAATTGACACgtcatataaagaaaaaaaaatgagaatactCAATGGTAAAATGGATGGGAACTTCTAGTTTGATGTATAGTTTTGGTATTCAAAACGCATAATGCATAGAACTAATACCCAAAGAGTCATCATCCTCACATATGAATCATAATTGTTTTACCATTTATCTTTCTCAAGCTTTGAACCTTTAACCTTTAGCATACATATGTGATGTGACCACATGATGATGTTTACCATTAGGGTTCACCCATTATCATTTATCATTCATGTCAGTGTTACATAAACGTCATATCTAAAAACCAATTTAATAACTGATCAATCACTAATTTTTAAAACAGTTTAATGCATCACTAATCACCATGACTCacttattttaaataaatcaatattttgtGGGAGGGGaaggcaaaaagaaaatgaaaataaaaacacacattATAACCATCATCTTACTTATAGACTCTTAAATAGTCATACTTAACAATGTTGACTCGTCATTTGTTGGATAACTAACCAATTATTAACCATTGACGATTCTTTTAGAATTAATCaaaattcttttttctttcgtttGAAATAACTAAATCCATTAAAAGTAGTTAAAGGATTTCCATTCATTTTCAATATCTAATtacatcattttaattttaaatagagaactaaaaaaatattctaAACAATGTCCTAAGACAATGGCttagtttttaaattatgaaaacTAGTCTTCACTTAATGTTACAATTAAATTACAACACATCAAtaatttttgaaacttttttttctattgCATTTATTAACTTTAGTTCATTTACCTAATTAAACACcactataataataaaaataagaaaatacaaCAAATCTTTACTACTCGTATAGACAAGTTTTTCTACTTCTTTGACTAGTTGTATTTATGTCATATGTACGCATTTATCGATCTTTTCCAAAAGATGGTAAGACATACAAATCCTAAACCGTGTTAAGATTCCCGCATTTTGAATAATAAAAGTTGATGTACTTCTTCTTCAGTGATGATGCGGTCAGCAAATAGAAAAcatatttcttcttctttggttGGAGGCTTGATCAAATTCAAGTTACTCATAACTAGATATTACAATCGAAAGTTTATAAAAACATCATATATGAACTCTTACGagtaaacatattttttttcaaggAATTGATGAAATATTAAAAGGAGAGTGTCTATCGAAACCCTCAATGTGCTAATTAGACACctatataatcattattttagAGAGTATCTAAAGGTACCCCATATATGCTAAAGGTACACctatataatcattaattaattatgtcatTAAATGtccttttgatttatttatttaatcatgtcatttattatctttatgttttttttctacCCATACATTAAatgctatatttttttttactaattacaatatatttttaataaaatttatttatttttatctttatacacttttgttaaatattattgacaaaaaaaacttatgtattatatagaagtctaaaaataacataactaatgaagatatattttaaaaacaataactaatataatgacattaaaaatagatctaatcatttatatatcaagAAAAACTCTTTTTCAATGATAAGTTCCGGATGAGCTAACAAAATGAAcactttaataaaatataaaagtaaatgaaGTCTTtaaaaaaagcataataaaaaatttaaaattttaacaaataatagttataaaatgtaaatataaactGATgtcttaaaaacaaatttaacaaCAAACGGTTAACAACAATAAAGTAATGTCTTTCAAAAgaatataaattaaacttagcgtttaaataaaaattagcaaAAAGTAAGCGATGGACATTATTTTATTagcaaaaagtaaatatatttcaTAGTAATAAttgtaatagtaataataataataataataataataataataataataataataataataatattataataataatagatgtgtaaatatatacgacgtaatatttaaatttaaaaacctaacaataataaaacaattaactaCAAAAAATAGTGTAAGAATATATAAACCCATTCTCATTTAATGCAAAAGAATTAATTACAATTAATTTGAGTTATTAAATGTTAATGTTTAATTGtattgaaaaatgaaatgaattaaaaattttgattgatAATAAGAGTAATAGGGGTGCCTTTAGAAAATGGGGGTATCTATTGCATGATAATAAGAGTAATAGGGGTacctttacatatatattatgttaatcATCTTATTAAATATCCCTTTATTCTTCCTAATcattaacttaattaattataacatttttattttttctctttcctaatcattacataatttatttatttttttaattttatttcattaacataatatatatgtaaattaatttttttaaatagtttatatatagttgtgttagtgatattattaataaaaaaacttatttttttttaagaagtccaaaataacataaataaaagagaaatttttcaaaaacaattaCAAATTTAATGACATTGAAATATCTAATCATTTATGTCGACAAAAACTCTTTCATGCTGACAAAGTTGATCATATAAATCTAAACGTTGCTTATACAAGTCTTTTGAGAGACGAACTATGCTTGTAGTTCCCTTAACTTTGTATTTACCACCAAGATCACATCTAAATGCAACTTTATAATTGAAACTACTTGCACTTGCTTTAGATCTTttagtaacaataacataaccAAGAGAGCAAGTCGTTGTTTGTACCTAATTCATCAAATTTATATGTGACATGAATACCTACgacaattattttaaaaataaaataagaaacaattaataataataataataataataataacaacaacaacaacaacaacaacataaaCTTAGtgtttaaataaaaagtctaccttatttgatatattttatgcaatgtttaaacataattaattagATATATTTAATGTTATTGTTTGATATAAAACTTATTTAAATAGCATATTGAAAATATTAATGAACTAAAAAGCCGACTTAAAATTAATGCTATAGGATGTATCTAGTAGATGGGGTTTCTATAGCAGGTCTCATTAAAAGAGTGTTACACTGTTAACTAAAGAATGCATGTTTTCTTGTAACTTTTGAATGGATTGGTTCCTTTCTATACAAATTCACTGGAATTGCAACATGATTTAGGATTTGTGTGTTACTGTCTTTTGAAGTAGCTAGATCGACACAAACATATGACATATATAACAACTGGTCAAAGAGTAATGATTTGCTATACATGTTACTTTTTACTAGTGGTTTTTATTaggtaaattaattaatgttgataaatgtgatagaaaaaaattaaaggttTTTGAAACATTGTGATTTGGAACATTAAGTGAAGGAATAATTTCCATAATTAAAAAGCTAAATCATTGCTTTTAAGGTATTGTTTAGAAAAACTCTTTTCAAGAGTTTCTATCCAACATGATCACCctaaactttttatgttttaaaagtaTAGGTATTGAAAACATAGTTGGTAATTTAACtaaaactagcatggtacccgcacgttACAGCAGATACTATTATATTGGttgaaatgaaagaaaaagagagaacgAGGAAGAGTTGCGTATTTGTAAATGGGtacaaatgaaagaaagaaaatggggAGTTTTTTGTGTGgaaagggtatttttggaaaatCCTCCTTGTGTAACTTTCAATAGGGGgtgtattttctttattatgtaCTCGTAATATAGATAAATTAAGATGTTGTTTGTTTACTGAGTTTTATggtcaataaatgaattttaaaAGGAATCAACTTGTTTGTATGATGGGTCTAAAATTGAAAATGGACCTAGCACTTATTTAGTTCGGGAGATCCATTCGTGTGTACGGATTTAAGGAGGGGTGTATTTTTGGCACTTCTCGTGGCAAGCTAGGGGTTTTTATTCTTGGTCAAAATAACGTCCTCGAAAGTCTTGTAAAAGGTTAGtagttctttctttcttttaaattgTTTAGTTGTTATATTAGATCTTTGCTAGGgaattaaactatttatttaattgttataTTACATGTTTCTACATTTGTAATTAACTAGGTTAATTACTTAttcattagttattatttaaataaaattaatatgttttaGATAATTAAACGACTTTAATTATTTACAAACTTAATCCTCttagttttatgaaaatttaattaCAACCCTTGATTAATAAACATTGTTCATTTGAGGATTTATtaatcatcttttttatttaataatatctGAACAAATGGTACCTATTTCGTGGAAAGGATTTGGGTTCCTTTAGTTGGTGGATTTCGGTCGTTGATCATGAACATCAACGAAGCAATAATACGAGATACCTAGTGCACCCATGTACAGACAAAATGTACTATGACTTGTGAGAACTTTATTGCTGGCCTGAGAAAAAGAAAGACATTGGAATATTTGTGAGCCAATGTCTGACATGTCTGCTAGTGAAAGTCCAATACCGAGGCCTCCACCATAACTTGAACAACCAAGGATTCCTGAATGGAAATGGGAGTGAGCTGAGATACTATGGACTTCATTAGAAAGTTGTCACGGATAAGAGAAGGTCACGGCATGATTTGGGTGATTGTTCACTTACTAATGAAGTCTGCACACTTTTTGGTAGTCTGCAAGAACGAGTCGACAGAGTCCATAGTAAGGAAGTACATAAAAGAAGTCGTGTTAAAGCATGGCTTACTAGTGTAATCAAATCAGATAGAGACACTCGTTTCACTTCCAGATTTTGGCAAGGTTTTCAAAAGGCTTTTGGTACGATACTAGACATGAGTACATGTCATCCTGAGACTGAGAATTTAGTGTGAGAGACCGTGTACCTCTTAGAATTTTGCCTCAGGTTCGTTAAGCGTAGAAAGCTTGGGCCAATATACATTGGACCGTTCAAGATTTTAGAAAGAATTGGTAGAGTAGCATATCGTTTGGAACTACCGCAAGAGCTTAATAATGACGTTCATGATGTGTTTCATGTCTCGAATCTTCGCAAGTGTCTAGTCGAAGCGGCACATCATGTACCAATGGATGAGATCCAAATAGATGATTAGTTATCTTTAAAATGTCAGAAGTTTAATAAATAGgttacaatcttatattaagGGACTATAGATGGGAAAATGGTTAAAGTtatcaaaattagaaaacaaacaCTTCGTGTGTGTGATCAAATGTTAAAACACGAACAAACTATGATTAATATTCTCAAaatcttttaaattaaataaattatgtatCTTAAATGTTTTTCCTTATTTAGAACGTACAACCATTGCCATTGCCATTGCCAAATGCCAATTGTCATCGCcctcctttatttattttcattttatcaaaaacaaaaaaaccaacATAAACCCCATGAAAAAAGGCAAAATCTTTTTAGTCTTGTTATTTGCTGCAATATCATCATGCCTAGTATTCATCTTAATCATCCATAAACCCGAAACCCTTTCCTTTCACGGTATCACCTATCATGTTGCCATATCAAATGGCTTCTCCAATAACTCATCCTTGCCTTTAGTCATATGGTGCACCAAAGGGGACGATTCGAAAGGCGATGATATAGGTGGTCGAGCACTTCAAGAAGGCGATGATTTTAGTTGGAACGTTGAAGCTACATTTTGGGAATCGATATTGTCTGACCATGCATTTTCTTGCACGATGAAATGGGATAACAAGAGGAAGAAATTTGAAGCGTTTCGGGTGATAAGAGATAGAACAAAGTGTGGAGGTTCTAGGAAATGCTTGTGGCTGGTGAAGGAAGATGGTTTTTATTTTAGTAACAATGAGAATAAATGGGTTAAAGAGTTTACATGGTAAAATGAGGTGATGATTTCAATCCTATTTTTGTTTCACAACGAATGTATTTGATCATGGCTTGGAAAT includes the following:
- the LOC122585262 gene encoding uncharacterized protein LOC122585262 isoform X1, with translation MNSDEETPTTSPPKLVPTTTTTVKPPSTWLQRLYTSKGFQDSDHFLSNKIDPPTHHTIPTKNIPQKHTNNNNNENQNGSDLINNILSELFCMGDYENPTRIIKKKITRKQHCPRFYVVPKNPDTFEKVNVSVPQNPGVVRKVKVSVPQIPDAFGKVKVPVPLTLTGEKKVRVKVKVKRREVVEEEEEEEEEGEDWDASGYSQTEVTVIDTSVSDWKFDRVLYRKKKTNVWKVGDTKGKGVLRNCGFGNKRKRDDNENVNDVYKKKKKLKFREENDVEKKIKKKKKLIFCNSLSYVDMDGGAPMVRMKSAQGHEQGPVVVAAFKLKQDNCSQAL